Proteins found in one Quercus robur chromosome 2, dhQueRobu3.1, whole genome shotgun sequence genomic segment:
- the LOC126713143 gene encoding uncharacterized protein LOC126713143, which produces MWFVGGLFSRSRTATSSGSGSLMNMMSSSSSLVRHFSRKRGENLRKINPKVAPQEASNIAQDLYRLINQRGPLTISNAWIQAQESGISGLNSKTHLKLMLKWMRGRKMLKLFCNQIGSNKKFLLCTLPEDPQIAQFIKNSELKSQTEKPAIKRKRKQKK; this is translated from the exons ATGTGGTTCGTCGGCGGACTGTTTAGTAGGAGTAGGACTGCCACTAGTAGTGGTAGTGGTAGCTTGATGAATATGATGAGTAGTAGTAGTAGTCTGGTGAGGCATTTCTCTCGAAAAAGGGGGGAGAATCTTCGGAAGATAAATCCGAAGGTGGCGCCACAGGAGGCATCTAACATAGCTCAAGACCTCTACCGTCTCATCAACCAACGCGGCCCTCTCACCATCTCTAATGCTTGGATTCAAGCCCAG GAATCTGGTATTAGTGGATTGAACAGCAAGACACACTTGAAGCTAATGCTCAAATGGATGAGGGGGAGGAAGATGCTGAAGCTGTTCTGCAACCAAATTGGTTCCAACAAGAAATTTCTGCTATGTACTTTGCCAGAAGACCCTCAAATTGCACAGTTTATTAAAAACTCAGAACTGAAATCGCAGACTGAGAAGCCTGCCataaagaggaagagaaagcaaaagaaataa